Proteins encoded together in one Salmo trutta chromosome 3, fSalTru1.1, whole genome shotgun sequence window:
- the LOC115167215 gene encoding THO complex subunit 3 has product MASRYYQEMQESFRNNNKSREFPAHTAKVHSVAWSCDGRRLASGSFDKTASVFVLEKDRLVKENNYRGHGDSVDQLCWHPTNPDVFVTASGDKTIRIWDVRTTKCTATVNTKGENINICWSPDGQTIAVGNKDDVVTFIDVKSHRSRAEEQFKFEVNEISWNNDNNMFFLTNGNGCINILSYPELKPIQSINAHPSNCICIKFDPTGKYFATGSADALVSLWTVEELVCVRCFSRLDWPVRTLSFSHDGKMLASASEDHFIDIAEVETGEKLWEVQCESPTFTVAWHPKRPLLAYACDDKEGKYDNNREAGTVKLFGLPNDS; this is encoded by the exons ATGGCGTCCAGATATTATCAAGAGATGCAAGAGAGTTTCAGAAATAACAACAAAAGCAGGGAATTCCCTGCGCATACCGCTAAAGTTCATTCAGTAGCATGGAGTTGCGACGGCAGGAGGTTGGCATCTGGGTCTTTTGATAAAACAGCAAGCGTATTTGTCTTGGAAAAAGACCGTTTG GTGAAAGAGAACAACTACAGAGGCCATggagacagtgttgatcagttgTGTTGGCATCCTACCAACCCAGACGTGTTTGTCACTGCATCAGGGGACAAGACCATACGCATCTGGGACGTCAGAACAACAAAGTGCACGGCTACTGTCAACACTAAAG GGGAAAACATCAATATCTGCTGGAGTCCTGACGGCCAAACGATAGCAGTTGGGAACAAGGATGATGTGGTTACCTTCATCGACGTCAAATCACACCGGTCACGGGCTGAGGAGCAGTTTAAGTTTGAAGTCAACGAGATCTCATGGAATAATGACAACAACATGTTCTTTCTCACCAATGGAAACGGGTGCATCAACATCTTGAG TTACCCTGAGCTGAAGCCCATCCAGTCGATCAACGCCCATCCCTCCAACTGCATCTGCATCAAGTTTGACCCCACGGGGAAGTACTTTGCCACAGGAAGTGCAGATGCTCTGGTCAGTCTGTGGACCGTTGAAGAACTGGTCTGTGTTCGTTGTTTTTCCAG GTTGGACTGGCCAGTGAGGACATTGAGTTTCAGCCATGATGGGAAGATGCTGGCTTCAGCCTCAGAGGACCACTTCATAGACATAGCAGAGGTTGAAACAG GAGAGAAGCTGTGGGAGGTCCAGTGTGAGTCTCCTACATTCACAGTAGCCTGGCATCCTAAGAGACCGCTGCTGGCCTACGCATGTGATGACAAGGAAGGGAAGTACGACAACAATAGAGAGGCAGGCACTGTCAAACTGTTTGGATTACCTAATGATTCCTGA
- the LOC115167220 gene encoding complexin-2, whose protein sequence is MNFVMKQALGGATKDMGKMLGGEEEKDPEVVKKKKEEEEERQEALRQQEEERKDKHRKMEAEREVVRQSIRDKYGLKKKEEKEAEEKAAMEQACEGSLTRAKKAIPAGCGDEDDEDEESILDTVLKFLPGPLQDMFKK, encoded by the exons GGGCCACTAAAGACATGGGGAAAAtgttaggaggagaggaggagaaggatccAGAGGTcgtgaagaagaagaaggaggaagaggaggagagacaggaggcactgagacaacaggaggaggagaggaaggataaGCACCGGAAAATGGAGGCAGAAAGAGAAGTAGTACGACAGTCCATCAGGGACAAG TATGGcctgaagaagaaggaggagaaggaggcggAGGAGAAGGCAGCCATGGAGCAGGCCTGTGAGGGGTCTCTGACGCGCGCCAAGAAGGCCATCCCAGCCGGGTGCGGAGACGAGGACGACGAGGATGAGGAGAGCATTCTGGACACCGTCCTCAAGTTCCTCCCTGGACCTCTGCAGGACATGTTCAAGAAGTAA